Proteins co-encoded in one Armatimonadota bacterium genomic window:
- a CDS encoding SDR family oxidoreductase, which produces MKKLFITGGSGMLGSYAAVQAAEKGWDVTASYRRNAIELPGCRTVQLELSDAERVLEVIASASPNAIIHTAAQAKPDFCEQNKLTAFESNVIGTFNIVRAAEKIGAHLVHISTDTVFNGEKNPYKENDTLSPPNYYGLTKAAAEAAVATSNAGWAIVRTSIIFGPRKFPFQESFSDKIIDALKAGNRIKAYADQYRCPIPAWNLADACLEIVERRLTGIFHVECPNVVSRLEWALKIAEVFNLPKSLIEPMYMDSSPGIANRSKILVLDVSNTVKQLRTPLLGFEESINELKRRMTND; this is translated from the coding sequence ATGAAAAAGCTTTTCATCACAGGCGGAAGCGGCATGCTCGGGAGCTATGCGGCCGTTCAAGCGGCGGAAAAAGGTTGGGACGTCACGGCCTCGTATAGACGAAACGCCATCGAACTGCCAGGCTGCCGAACGGTTCAACTAGAGCTCTCGGACGCCGAACGAGTGCTAGAGGTAATCGCCAGCGCCTCGCCCAACGCAATTATCCACACCGCCGCACAAGCAAAACCCGACTTCTGCGAGCAAAATAAACTCACGGCTTTCGAATCCAACGTCATCGGAACTTTTAACATTGTCCGCGCCGCAGAGAAAATTGGCGCCCACCTCGTTCACATATCCACCGACACCGTCTTCAACGGCGAGAAAAACCCTTATAAGGAAAACGACACGCTTTCCCCACCCAACTACTACGGTCTAACCAAAGCCGCGGCGGAAGCGGCCGTTGCTACCTCAAACGCCGGCTGGGCTATCGTTCGCACATCAATTATCTTCGGCCCGCGTAAGTTCCCCTTCCAAGAATCCTTCTCCGACAAAATAATCGACGCTCTTAAGGCAGGCAATAGAATCAAAGCTTACGCAGACCAATATCGGTGCCCAATCCCTGCATGGAATCTTGCCGACGCTTGCCTCGAGATTGTCGAACGCCGACTCACCGGCATCTTCCACGTCGAGTGCCCCAACGTCGTCTCACGCCTCGAGTGGGCACTGAAAATTGCAGAGGTCTTCAATCTCCCTAAATCGCTAATCGAACCAATGTATATGGACTCCTCTCCAGGAATTGCCAACCGCTCCAAAATACTTGTGCTCGACGTTTCAAATACTGTCAAACAGCTTCGCACCCCCCTACTCGGATTCGAAGAAAGCATCAACGAATTGAAACGCAGGATGACAAATGACTAG
- the ugpC gene encoding sn-glycerol-3-phosphate ABC transporter ATP-binding protein UgpC: protein MAGVILKNLTKTFKTVVAVKNMNLEIKDKEFLVLVGPSGCGKTTALRMIAGLEEVTEGEIYIGDRLVNDVSPKDRDIAMVFQNYALYPHMSVYDNMAFGLKLRKVPKQEIKKRVAEVAQMLGLTDLLDRKPKQLSGGQRQRVALGRAIVREPKVFLMDEPLSNLDAKLRVQTRAELIKLHRRLGITTIYVTHDQVEAMTMGDRIAVMRDGVVQQVDTPLGLYNNPANMFVAGFIGTPAMNFIEATLLKASDRYVVDAGSFKVVIPESKNGKFESYVGRKVIFGIRPEDIFDKALSPLVKPTEENTIKALVDVIEPMGPVCTMYLTTGNHNLVATIDADTKAKEASEMEIVFDMEKSHLFDPETEAAIY from the coding sequence ATGGCCGGCGTCATACTAAAGAACCTAACCAAGACTTTTAAGACTGTCGTCGCGGTCAAAAATATGAATCTTGAAATAAAGGATAAGGAATTCCTTGTCCTCGTTGGCCCTTCCGGTTGTGGAAAGACGACAGCGCTTAGAATGATTGCGGGACTCGAAGAAGTCACCGAGGGCGAGATATACATCGGAGACCGCCTCGTAAACGACGTTTCGCCCAAAGACCGAGATATTGCCATGGTCTTCCAAAACTATGCGCTCTATCCACATATGAGCGTCTACGACAATATGGCATTTGGGCTGAAACTTCGCAAAGTCCCCAAGCAAGAAATCAAGAAGCGCGTCGCCGAAGTCGCACAAATGCTCGGCCTTACCGACCTGCTCGACCGCAAGCCAAAGCAGCTTTCCGGCGGTCAAAGGCAGAGAGTGGCACTTGGCCGTGCTATTGTCCGCGAACCAAAAGTCTTCCTCATGGACGAACCCCTATCCAACCTTGATGCAAAGCTCCGCGTCCAAACCCGCGCCGAGCTCATCAAATTGCACCGACGGCTCGGAATAACTACTATCTATGTAACCCACGACCAAGTCGAAGCAATGACAATGGGTGACCGAATTGCCGTCATGCGCGACGGGGTTGTTCAGCAAGTAGACACACCTCTCGGCTTATACAACAACCCCGCAAACATGTTCGTCGCTGGCTTCATCGGTACGCCGGCTATGAACTTCATCGAAGCAACGCTCCTGAAAGCTAGCGACAGATACGTCGTTGATGCCGGAAGCTTCAAAGTGGTAATTCCCGAATCGAAAAATGGTAAATTCGAATCATACGTCGGTAGGAAGGTTATCTTCGGCATTCGCCCAGAAGACATCTTCGATAAAGCCCTCAGCCCCCTAGTGAAACCCACCGAGGAAAATACTATCAAAGCCCTGGTAGATGTTATAGAGCCCATGGGCCCCGTTTGCACAATGTACCTCACGACTGGAAACCACAACCTAGTCGCTACAATTGACGCCGACACAAAGGCAAAAGAAGCAAGCGAAATGGAAATCGTCTTTGACATGGAAAAAAGCCATCTCTTCGATCCCGAAACCGAGGCGGCAATTTATTAA
- the trxA gene encoding thioredoxin, translating to MSNVKEVTDEDFEQEVLQSTTPVLVDFWAPWCGPCRMIAPIVEEVAQNYEEKLKVAKVNVDQSPLVAAQFRIMSIPTLMLFKSGNVIETIVGAVPKNQIVEKIQPHI from the coding sequence ATGAGCAACGTAAAAGAGGTTACCGATGAAGACTTCGAGCAGGAAGTTCTGCAATCCACCACCCCAGTCCTTGTTGACTTTTGGGCACCATGGTGTGGACCTTGTCGAATGATTGCACCCATCGTAGAAGAAGTAGCACAAAATTACGAGGAAAAGCTCAAGGTTGCCAAGGTTAATGTAGACCAGTCCCCATTGGTCGCCGCGCAATTCAGAATAATGAGCATCCCTACCTTAATGCTCTTCAAAAGCGGGAATGTCATTGAAACAATTGTGGGCGCAGTGCCAAAAAATCAGATTGTTGAAAAAATACAGCCGCACATTTAA
- the nifS gene encoding cysteine desulfurase NifS → MKKLIYMDNAATTPMHPEVLNAMIPYLTEEYANPSTLYSFAGKPRQAVEDARAQVASLIGANTKEIYFTSGATESDNWAIKGTAFALKSKGNHIITSAIEHHAVIEPCEFLKKQGFDITFLPVDSDGLVDPEDVRNAITERTILISIMHSNNEIGVIEPIAEIGEIAREKGVLFHTDATQSVGKVPINVNELKVDMLSLSAHKFYGPKGVGALYIRKGVRIENFMHGGGQENGKRAGTHNVPGIVGLGKAAELAKETMAEEAEYLTRLRDKLTQGILTRIPDSRLNGHPTKRLPNIVNVSIKGVEGESMIISLDMLGICSSSGSACTSGTLEASHVLLALGLPHELAHASLRLSLGRENTEEDVDTVINALPDIINRLRTISPM, encoded by the coding sequence ATGAAAAAACTTATATATATGGACAATGCTGCAACAACTCCGATGCACCCAGAAGTACTTAATGCGATGATACCCTACTTAACCGAGGAATATGCAAATCCTTCGACACTTTATTCATTTGCAGGCAAACCTCGGCAAGCAGTCGAAGATGCTCGCGCGCAAGTCGCTTCACTAATTGGCGCAAACACAAAGGAGATATACTTCACCAGCGGCGCAACTGAATCGGATAACTGGGCAATAAAAGGCACTGCTTTTGCACTTAAATCTAAAGGAAACCACATTATTACCAGTGCAATCGAACATCATGCCGTCATTGAACCTTGCGAATTTCTCAAAAAGCAAGGTTTTGATATAACTTTCCTGCCGGTAGATTCGGATGGCTTAGTAGACCCCGAAGATGTAAGGAACGCAATTACAGAACGAACAATTTTAATTTCAATAATGCACTCAAATAATGAAATTGGTGTAATCGAACCGATAGCCGAAATTGGAGAAATTGCTCGCGAGAAAGGTGTTCTTTTCCACACAGACGCCACACAATCTGTTGGCAAGGTTCCAATCAATGTTAACGAATTGAAAGTAGATATGCTTTCGCTATCGGCGCATAAGTTTTACGGACCCAAAGGAGTGGGAGCGCTCTATATCCGGAAAGGCGTTAGGATTGAAAACTTCATGCACGGCGGTGGCCAAGAAAACGGCAAGCGTGCAGGCACCCACAATGTGCCTGGCATCGTTGGCCTTGGGAAAGCCGCGGAGCTCGCAAAGGAAACCATGGCGGAGGAAGCAGAATACCTAACTCGGCTAAGAGATAAGCTCACCCAGGGAATTCTCACAAGAATCCCCGACAGTCGACTGAATGGGCATCCTACAAAACGCCTGCCCAATATTGTAAACGTCAGCATCAAGGGAGTCGAAGGCGAATCGATGATTATCTCTCTCGATATGTTGGGCATCTGTTCGTCAAGCGGTTCCGCTTGCACCTCCGGAACGCTCGAAGCCTCCCATGTACTTCTCGCCCTCGGCTTGCCCCATGAGCTCGCCCATGCCTCTCTCAGGCTTAGCCTCGGCCGCGAGAATACAGAGGAAGACGTGGATACAGTTATCAATGCTTTGCCTGATATTATTAACAGACTTAGAACCATATCACCAATGTAG
- a CDS encoding D-cysteine desulfhydrase family protein, which yields MILDDVPRIKLAHLPTALEDAPRLAGEIGISRLLVKRDDATGFALGGNKARKLEYLMAEAKKLGADVVLTCGGRQSNHARMTAAAARKLGMDAILFLNDPKPDEFQGNLLLDTIFGAEIRFLPGVGGVQLEDVMAGEVERLKSQGKKPYVIPVGGSTPVGALGYVKAVQELASQLDDLGIVNPDIVLAVGSCGTISGVVAGCHLFLPEARVIGISVSRSAAHIREQMRKITAGIWDLLGADAELTFDAFEIYDGYIGEAYGVPTESGKHAILLAARTEGLILDPVYTGKAMAGLIGLAREGKIGSERPVLFWHTGGAGGLFAYKDIFYDEAVTLSQ from the coding sequence ATGATACTAGACGACGTGCCACGAATCAAGCTTGCACATCTTCCGACGGCGCTTGAAGATGCGCCTCGTTTGGCAGGGGAAATTGGCATTAGCCGGCTACTTGTCAAGCGTGATGATGCCACAGGGTTTGCGCTGGGAGGAAACAAAGCTCGGAAGCTGGAGTACTTAATGGCTGAAGCCAAAAAGCTTGGCGCTGATGTTGTCCTAACATGTGGGGGACGGCAATCGAACCACGCCCGAATGACTGCGGCGGCTGCTCGAAAACTTGGAATGGATGCAATTCTTTTTCTGAACGACCCAAAGCCTGACGAATTTCAGGGCAACCTTCTTCTTGACACCATCTTCGGTGCCGAAATTCGTTTCCTTCCAGGCGTAGGCGGTGTTCAACTTGAAGACGTTATGGCTGGAGAGGTGGAACGATTGAAATCTCAGGGCAAGAAGCCATACGTAATCCCTGTTGGCGGGTCTACTCCTGTTGGGGCGTTAGGTTATGTGAAAGCCGTTCAGGAACTTGCGTCTCAGTTGGATGATTTGGGTATTGTGAACCCCGACATAGTTTTAGCAGTTGGGTCGTGCGGAACAATTTCAGGGGTAGTTGCCGGATGCCACCTTTTCCTGCCAGAAGCTCGCGTAATAGGAATTTCGGTAAGTCGTTCAGCCGCTCATATCCGAGAACAAATGAGGAAGATTACTGCTGGTATTTGGGATCTTCTGGGGGCAGATGCTGAGCTAACATTTGATGCATTTGAGATCTACGATGGGTATATTGGGGAAGCATATGGCGTTCCAACAGAAAGTGGCAAGCATGCGATACTGTTGGCTGCGAGGACGGAGGGTTTGATACTCGACCCTGTTTACACCGGGAAAGCGATGGCTGGTTTGATTGGTCTTGCGAGGGAAGGCAAGATTGGTAGCGAACGCCCAGTTCTCTTTTGGCATACTGGCGGTGCAGGGGGCCTTTTTGCGTATAAAGATATATTCTACGATGAGGCAGTTACCCTTAGTCAGTGA
- a CDS encoding Nif3-like dinuclear metal center hexameric protein: protein MLLRDIIPILEDIAPPERMLPDDRIGLMIGDPGQDVRSIVVTVDVTLPLLKSRSADLIIAHHPLIYSPLRSIRLDQYPQKIVYALVNAGVSLYVMHTNYDCADGGINDVLADRLGIVEPQILKVTGGEKLFKLAVFVPNEAVDDVLNAVCEAGAGWIGNYSHCTFRSPGTGTFKPLEGATPYIGRVGELEQTAEFKLETIVPEKHLHDVLRAMLAVHPYEEVAYDVYPLWNKGKEWGLGRYGKLREPTTFGEFCCLVRDVLNNEVLRVSGDSAAPVETVAVVGGGGSGEVEGAYSKGVDVFVTGDLRHDRFVEARTLGLMVIDAGHFETERPGMIVLAPRLHDILSPHGVTVEYVDELILGAD, encoded by the coding sequence ATGCTATTGCGCGATATTATACCAATACTTGAAGATATTGCTCCACCCGAGCGGATGTTGCCAGATGACCGAATTGGATTAATGATTGGAGACCCAGGCCAGGATGTTCGGTCGATAGTCGTGACAGTTGATGTTACCCTTCCGTTATTGAAATCTAGGTCAGCTGATTTGATTATCGCACACCACCCGCTAATATACAGTCCATTACGTTCAATTCGGCTAGATCAATACCCCCAGAAAATAGTCTATGCGTTAGTGAATGCAGGCGTGAGTCTCTATGTTATGCATACGAACTACGATTGTGCAGATGGCGGCATCAATGATGTTCTGGCAGACCGGCTGGGAATTGTAGAACCCCAGATTCTCAAGGTTACTGGCGGCGAGAAGCTTTTCAAGCTTGCGGTATTTGTGCCAAATGAAGCTGTGGATGACGTTCTTAATGCTGTTTGCGAAGCCGGTGCGGGATGGATTGGAAATTATTCTCATTGCACTTTTCGCTCTCCAGGTACTGGAACTTTTAAACCGCTGGAGGGTGCAACACCGTATATTGGCCGTGTAGGTGAATTGGAGCAGACAGCGGAGTTTAAACTTGAGACAATTGTTCCTGAAAAGCACTTGCATGATGTCTTGCGTGCTATGTTGGCGGTTCATCCTTACGAAGAAGTCGCGTATGATGTTTACCCCCTTTGGAACAAAGGCAAGGAGTGGGGGTTGGGCAGGTATGGAAAATTGCGGGAGCCAACCACCTTTGGGGAATTTTGCTGTCTAGTTCGAGATGTGCTTAATAACGAGGTACTTCGCGTGTCTGGTGATTCCGCTGCGCCGGTCGAGACTGTAGCAGTCGTTGGAGGAGGCGGCAGCGGAGAGGTTGAAGGGGCGTATTCAAAAGGGGTGGATGTATTCGTAACTGGCGATTTAAGGCATGACCGGTTTGTGGAGGCCCGAACGCTTGGGTTGATGGTTATTGACGCTGGGCATTTTGAAACTGAACGGCCAGGAATGATTGTCCTTGCTCCTAGACTCCATGATATACTTTCGCCGCATGGGGTGACTGTAGAATATGTGGACGAGTTGATACTTGGCGCTGATTGA
- a CDS encoding Gfo/Idh/MocA family oxidoreductase — protein sequence MEKVGFGIIGAGQWGELHARVYASSPHVILAGVCDLIEHRAESIAQAYGAVHYKDYTELLADEAISAVSIVTPDFAHAEIALAAAEAGKHILVEKPLAMTVEECQAIIDAAKRSNVKLMVDFHNRWSPPFYKAWEAIRRGDIGEPQHVYYRLNDTIYVPTTMLTWAEKSTVEWFIGTHSIDTIRWLLQDEVRRVYAVSRSRVLTKMGINTPDFYQVTLEFDSGATAHVENSWILPKTTPNIIDLKCEIIGSKGALYLDTSHARILEKYTETEASYPDVLVMPQIYGAQMGFAAESIRHFIDCVLHDREPRVTGEDGLIVTQIIQAIEQSARTNNPVEIPVFCSSS from the coding sequence ATGGAAAAAGTCGGTTTCGGAATCATTGGTGCTGGACAATGGGGAGAGCTACATGCAAGGGTGTATGCCTCCTCGCCCCACGTAATTCTCGCCGGCGTGTGTGATTTAATTGAGCATCGTGCCGAGTCAATTGCGCAAGCGTATGGTGCGGTGCACTATAAAGATTACACTGAGCTTCTTGCAGATGAAGCTATTAGCGCAGTCTCCATCGTCACGCCTGACTTCGCGCACGCGGAAATTGCTCTTGCGGCAGCGGAAGCAGGCAAACATATTCTCGTCGAAAAACCCCTAGCTATGACAGTCGAAGAATGTCAAGCAATCATTGATGCTGCCAAACGCTCAAATGTAAAATTAATGGTTGATTTTCACAATCGCTGGAGCCCACCATTCTACAAAGCATGGGAAGCAATCCGCCGAGGTGATATCGGTGAGCCGCAGCATGTTTACTACCGCCTTAACGACACAATCTACGTACCAACAACGATGCTTACCTGGGCAGAAAAGTCTACGGTGGAATGGTTCATAGGCACCCACTCAATAGACACCATCCGCTGGTTGCTCCAAGATGAAGTTCGACGAGTATACGCTGTCTCAAGATCGCGTGTTCTAACAAAAATGGGCATCAATACCCCAGACTTTTATCAAGTTACTCTGGAATTCGATTCAGGAGCAACAGCACATGTCGAAAACTCCTGGATTCTCCCAAAGACAACACCAAATATCATTGACCTCAAATGCGAAATTATTGGCAGCAAAGGCGCGCTGTACCTTGATACAAGTCATGCACGAATTTTGGAAAAGTATACAGAAACCGAGGCTTCCTACCCCGATGTTCTAGTTATGCCTCAGATATACGGCGCGCAGATGGGTTTTGCCGCAGAAAGCATTCGCCACTTCATCGATTGCGTCCTACATGACCGGGAACCTAGGGTAACAGGCGAAGACGGCCTCATAGTAACTCAAATTATCCAAGCGATTGAACAATCAGCAAGAACAAACAACCCCGTAGAAATACCAGTTTTTTGCAGTAGTAGTTGA
- the pcrA gene encoding DNA helicase PcrA, with the protein MEHILKDLNPAQREAVCHSEGPLLIFAGAGSGKTRALTYRMAYLIGAKGVRPSNILAVTFTNKAAREMKERIKGLVGSRMLEQMWVGTFHSVCARVLRERGDRIGLDRNFVIFDEQDQLTLIRECLEQLNIDERVYPARQIQWHISHAKEQMIMPEEYVNVYKGALENQIGKVYPLYQKKLLENRALDFDDLILYTVLLLRECPDVRQHYQQKFKHILVDEYQDINQSQFQFVKLLAEEHRNICVVGDDDQSIYSWRGADVGIILGFTKHFPDAKVVKLEQNYRSTRNILDAAYHVISKNSTRAEKKLWTERGEGVPLDKIEASDEHDEASQVVNRMRDKVLAGERDYSDFVVLYRTNAQSRVFEDVLRNYRVPYKIIGGFRFYERKEIKDLLAYLRLAYNPSDTVSLLRIINVPPRGVGPITIERIRDFAEKEGISLFEALHRLEEIEVPRARRELNALAKLIEFLHSKQEEYSVGKLLIEIVENTNYITELQKQGTHEAEARVENVKELFSVIKEFEETSENPTLAKFLEEMALMSDIDSYEENENAVVLMTLHSAKGLEFPVVFMVGMEEGIFPHSRSMQSREELEEERRLCYVGMTRAKDELCLSYAHTRTLFGEHRRMVPSRFIREIPPEMFITHKPMTRSDMPTSQLWVSSEKQRGPTIAFKIGDYVRHSVFGLGIVIDIKSDDKDVQITVAFEEIGIKKLMLSFAPLEKVEV; encoded by the coding sequence ATGGAACATATCCTCAAAGACTTGAATCCCGCCCAAAGGGAAGCCGTATGCCACTCAGAAGGTCCTCTCCTGATTTTTGCAGGAGCAGGAAGCGGCAAGACTCGTGCTCTTACTTACCGAATGGCTTATTTGATTGGTGCAAAGGGTGTAAGGCCTTCCAATATCCTTGCAGTTACCTTTACCAATAAAGCCGCACGGGAAATGAAAGAGCGCATAAAAGGTTTAGTTGGAAGCCGAATGCTCGAGCAGATGTGGGTTGGCACTTTCCACTCCGTCTGCGCCCGAGTGCTTCGAGAACGAGGCGATCGAATTGGTTTGGATAGGAACTTTGTCATATTCGATGAACAAGATCAACTCACGCTTATCCGCGAATGCCTGGAGCAACTAAACATTGACGAAAGGGTTTACCCTGCAAGGCAAATACAATGGCATATCAGTCATGCTAAAGAACAAATGATTATGCCAGAAGAATATGTCAATGTCTACAAAGGTGCTCTGGAGAATCAAATCGGAAAGGTTTACCCACTCTATCAGAAGAAGCTTCTTGAAAATCGAGCACTTGACTTTGACGACTTAATTTTATATACCGTGTTGTTGCTCCGAGAATGCCCAGACGTTCGCCAACATTACCAACAAAAGTTCAAGCATATTCTAGTAGATGAATATCAAGACATTAATCAGTCTCAATTTCAATTTGTGAAACTACTTGCCGAAGAACATCGGAATATTTGCGTGGTTGGAGACGACGACCAAAGCATTTATTCATGGCGTGGCGCAGATGTGGGAATTATACTAGGATTCACAAAGCACTTTCCAGATGCAAAAGTTGTGAAGCTTGAGCAAAATTACCGCTCAACTCGGAATATTCTCGACGCAGCCTATCACGTTATCTCAAAAAACTCTACACGCGCTGAGAAAAAGCTTTGGACGGAACGCGGGGAAGGAGTGCCCCTCGACAAAATTGAGGCTTCGGACGAGCACGACGAGGCATCGCAAGTAGTTAACCGGATGCGTGACAAGGTTTTGGCAGGTGAAAGGGATTATTCCGATTTTGTGGTGCTATACCGAACAAACGCTCAGTCACGTGTGTTTGAAGACGTTCTCCGCAACTATCGCGTGCCATACAAGATTATTGGAGGCTTCAGATTCTACGAGCGCAAAGAAATCAAAGATTTGCTGGCCTACCTCCGCCTTGCTTACAATCCCTCAGACACCGTAAGCCTACTGCGTATTATTAACGTTCCTCCACGCGGAGTCGGGCCCATCACCATCGAGCGTATACGAGACTTCGCTGAAAAAGAGGGCATAAGCCTCTTCGAGGCATTGCACCGCCTAGAAGAAATAGAAGTACCTCGTGCACGACGTGAGTTGAACGCACTTGCCAAGCTAATCGAGTTTCTCCATTCTAAACAAGAGGAATACTCTGTGGGTAAACTACTAATCGAGATTGTGGAGAACACCAATTACATAACAGAGCTTCAAAAACAGGGGACTCACGAAGCAGAAGCAAGGGTAGAAAACGTCAAGGAGCTTTTCTCAGTAATAAAAGAGTTCGAGGAAACAAGCGAGAATCCAACGCTAGCCAAGTTCCTCGAAGAAATGGCACTAATGTCGGATATTGACAGCTATGAAGAAAACGAAAATGCGGTTGTGCTTATGACCCTTCACTCAGCAAAGGGACTAGAATTTCCTGTAGTTTTCATGGTTGGCATGGAAGAAGGCATATTCCCTCACAGCCGCTCTATGCAAAGTAGGGAAGAGCTTGAGGAGGAACGCAGGCTGTGTTATGTCGGAATGACGCGAGCTAAAGACGAACTTTGCTTAAGTTATGCACATACTCGAACTCTTTTCGGCGAGCACAGGCGCATGGTTCCATCTCGGTTTATTAGGGAAATTCCGCCCGAAATGTTCATTACCCATAAGCCGATGACACGATCTGATATGCCAACTTCACAGCTTTGGGTGAGCTCTGAAAAACAAAGAGGACCGACGATAGCATTCAAAATTGGGGACTATGTAAGACATAGCGTTTTTGGCTTGGGAATAGTGATTGATATTAAATCGGACGATAAAGACGTACAAATCACGGTTGCTTTCGAAGAAATTGGCATAAAAAAGCTAATGCTTTCGTTTGCGCCGCTTGAAAAGGTAGAAGTTTAG
- a CDS encoding YjbH domain-containing protein, with protein sequence MRRLKYVFALSLVCICLGNSYCSPTGLNIIPTADVLEKDVFMLETPYSGGMRFGPDGDSYVLLQIGAGSGVEVGIDQRVEDGHLDAWMNAKWRCLEEDGGRPAVAIGVQNFSHNTEKQPYLVMSKSFKPARLHVGVIKMEGVSSVMLGFDKTFSPKFAVQADYISGEENGLTAGFRLQIGKTATLWAAHSFPNSSATKPDYFVRLGWNATF encoded by the coding sequence TTGCGCAGATTAAAATATGTTTTTGCGCTCAGCCTTGTCTGTATATGCCTGGGGAATAGCTATTGCTCACCAACAGGTCTCAATATAATCCCGACTGCTGACGTCCTTGAAAAGGATGTCTTTATGTTGGAGACCCCATACTCTGGGGGGATGCGCTTTGGCCCCGACGGGGATTCTTATGTGCTCCTCCAGATTGGAGCGGGTAGCGGTGTAGAGGTCGGGATAGACCAGAGAGTAGAAGATGGACACCTTGATGCTTGGATGAACGCCAAATGGAGATGCTTGGAGGAGGATGGCGGTCGTCCAGCAGTTGCTATAGGCGTCCAAAACTTCTCCCATAATACGGAGAAACAGCCTTACCTGGTAATGAGCAAAAGCTTCAAGCCTGCTCGACTGCATGTCGGGGTGATTAAAATGGAGGGTGTTTCCAGCGTGATGCTTGGATTTGACAAGACCTTCAGCCCGAAGTTTGCAGTCCAAGCGGATTATATCTCAGGCGAAGAGAATGGATTAACAGCTGGATTTAGGTTGCAAATAGGGAAAACGGCCACCTTGTGGGCGGCGCACAGCTTTCCAAATAGTTCTGCAACAAAACCAGACTACTTCGTCAGACTTGGCTGGAACGCAACCTTCTAA
- a CDS encoding GNAT family N-acetyltransferase, giving the protein MDNLAIRPARLEDEERLAEIIVAAFGESTIHARREKLYGILGGITWQQQKAEEIRNTLRSRPDCVWVAEFNGKIVGFVTYILHGDELGEIGNNAVDPAFQGQGIGKALYKHVLNLMREKGCRYVEVETGLDEAYAAARAAYEKVGFRSFFQSIRYTMKLK; this is encoded by the coding sequence ATGGACAATTTGGCAATTCGCCCCGCACGGCTTGAAGATGAGGAGAGGCTAGCCGAGATTATAGTGGCTGCTTTCGGCGAATCAACTATTCATGCAAGAAGAGAAAAGTTATATGGCATCTTAGGCGGCATCACGTGGCAACAGCAAAAGGCAGAAGAAATTCGAAATACGCTCAGAAGCCGTCCTGATTGCGTGTGGGTTGCCGAATTCAATGGCAAGATTGTTGGATTCGTTACATATATCCTGCATGGCGATGAGCTTGGAGAGATTGGGAATAACGCAGTAGACCCAGCATTTCAAGGGCAAGGCATAGGAAAGGCACTTTACAAACATGTGCTCAACTTAATGCGCGAAAAAGGCTGTCGATACGTCGAGGTTGAAACTGGTCTTGACGAGGCCTATGCCGCCGCCCGTGCTGCGTACGAAAAGGTAGGATTTCGCTCCTTTTTTCAATCAATTAGGTACACTATGAAGTTGAAATAG